A stretch of Myroides oncorhynchi DNA encodes these proteins:
- a CDS encoding endonuclease III domain-containing protein, with amino-acid sequence MTKSEKVQFAMETLDALYPEVPVPLDHKDPYTLLIAVLLSAQCTDERVNKITPLLFAKADNPYDMIKLTVEEIQDIIRPCGLSPMKSKGIYGLSHILIDKHNGQVPQDMAALEELPAVGHKTASVVMSQAFGIPAFPVDTHIHRLMYRWNFSNGKSVEQTERDAKRLFPEDKWNLLHLQLVWYGRQYSPARAWNLEVDIITSVIGRKTVINEYYKKKGLK; translated from the coding sequence ATGACCAAGAGTGAGAAAGTACAGTTCGCTATGGAGACCCTAGATGCTCTATACCCTGAAGTACCCGTGCCATTAGACCATAAAGACCCATATACCTTACTTATAGCTGTATTATTATCAGCACAGTGTACAGACGAACGAGTGAATAAAATAACTCCTCTCCTATTCGCTAAGGCTGATAATCCATACGATATGATAAAGCTAACGGTGGAGGAAATCCAAGATATAATCAGACCTTGTGGATTGTCACCAATGAAGTCTAAAGGAATCTATGGCTTATCTCATATACTTATTGATAAGCATAATGGTCAAGTCCCACAAGATATGGCTGCCTTAGAAGAGCTACCTGCTGTGGGGCATAAGACTGCAAGTGTAGTGATGTCTCAAGCTTTTGGTATTCCAGCATTTCCTGTAGATACTCATATCCACAGACTAATGTACAGATGGAACTTCTCTAATGGCAAGAGTGTAGAGCAAACCGAAAGGGATGCCAAGCGACTATTCCCTGAAGACAAATGGAACTTATTGCATTTACAATTAGTTTGGTACGGACGTCAATATTCACCTGCTCGTGCTTGGAACCTAGAGGTCGATATTATCACAAGTGTTATAGGTAGAAAGACTGTAATTAATGAATATTATAAGAAAAAAGGCTTGAAGTAA
- a CDS encoding sigma-70 family RNA polymerase sigma factor, whose product MVYINMPDATLVTLYIAGGEGALEVLIKRHQSKIYGFIFSKVSDAELANDVFQDTFIKVINTLKSGRYNEEGKFLPWVIRIAHNLVMDHYRKEKRVQFQYDSEEMPIFSFLKDDSNTVEGDIIQGQIEADLHMLLKELPEDQRQVIMMRMYQDLSFKEIAELTDVSINTALGRMRYALLNLRKLIDEKNIILTEI is encoded by the coding sequence ATGGTATATATAAATATGCCTGATGCAACTCTTGTAACATTATATATTGCAGGAGGAGAAGGCGCATTAGAAGTTTTGATCAAAAGACATCAGTCTAAGATTTATGGTTTTATCTTTTCTAAAGTTTCAGATGCCGAGTTGGCAAATGATGTTTTCCAAGATACATTCATTAAAGTAATAAATACGCTTAAATCTGGGCGTTATAACGAAGAGGGCAAGTTCCTTCCGTGGGTGATACGCATTGCACATAACTTAGTAATGGATCACTACAGAAAGGAAAAGAGAGTTCAATTTCAATATGACTCTGAAGAAATGCCTATTTTCTCATTTCTAAAGGATGATTCTAATACAGTCGAAGGAGACATTATACAAGGGCAGATAGAGGCAGATTTACACATGCTTTTAAAAGAACTTCCAGAAGATCAGCGTCAGGTAATTATGATGCGTATGTATCAAGATTTGAGTTTCAAGGAAATAGCAGAACTCACTGATGTAAGTATTAATACAGCATTAGGTAGAATGCGATATGCATTACTAAATTTGAGAAAATTAATTGATGAGAAGAATATTATTTTGACAGAGATATAA
- the uvrA gene encoding excinuclease ABC subunit UvrA: MKKIDFSNIDPKKNIIIKGAQLHNLKNIDVVIPRNNLVVITGLSGSGKSSLAFDTLYAEGQRRYVESLSSYARQFLGRINKPKVEYIKGIAPAIAIEQKVNTSNARSTVGTSTEIYDYIKLLYARIGKTISPISDEEVKKDTVSDVLDYIKSLPIGAKLLLLAPIDLGQDRVLYEYLNVLLQQGYARVLVNGETLRLDSYISEHTEDEVNKVDASNVYLIVDRIVVSDDEDFYNRLGDSVETAFFEGKGYCYIEDLKDKTRKEFSNNFALDGETFLEPNVHLFSFNNPYGACPTCDGYGNIIGIDEELVIPNTGLSVYDNAVFPWRGESMGWYRDQLVNNAYKFDFPIHKPYFELTDEQKALVWEGNAMFTGLNDFFKELEEKNYKIQNRVLLSRYRGKTKCPTCKGKRLRIEASYVKVGGKTVSELVDLPIKHLITFFKDLVLNEYEAKVAQRLLIEINNRLGFLSNVGLDYLTLNRNSASLSGGESQRINLATSLGSSLVGSMYILDEPSIGLHPKDTEKLIDVLNNLKQLGNTVIVVEHDEDIMKSADQIIDIGPEAGSYGGELVAQGDYATILKSDSLTGKYLSGALEIAVPKKRRPYKHFIEIIGARENNLKNIDVTFPLDCLTVITGVSGSGKSTLIKKILFPALQKKLTGLSDKPGQFTEMKGEFGGIKSVEYVDQNPIGRSSRSNPVTYIKAYDDIRDLYSKQQLSKLRGYQPKHFSFNVDGGRCETCKGEGTVTVEMQFMADVHLECETCHGKRFKKEVLEVNFEGKNIDDLLTMTIDDALQFFDLHKQTKIAQKLQPLHDVGLGYVQLGQSSSTLSGGEAQRIKLASFLLAGTTRDKVLFVFDEPTTGLHFHDIQKLLKSFEALIEKGHSIIVIEHNLDLIKCADYIIDIGPGGGEYGGELVALGTPEEVAKNKASLTGHYLKEKLK, translated from the coding sequence ATGAAAAAAATAGATTTCTCCAATATAGATCCAAAAAAGAATATAATAATCAAGGGTGCTCAGTTGCACAACCTTAAGAACATAGACGTCGTGATTCCGCGTAATAACCTTGTGGTTATCACTGGTCTATCTGGTTCAGGTAAGTCGAGTTTAGCTTTTGACACGTTATATGCTGAGGGACAACGCCGATATGTAGAGAGTTTATCTTCTTATGCACGTCAGTTCTTAGGTCGTATTAATAAACCTAAGGTGGAATACATCAAGGGTATCGCTCCTGCTATCGCTATCGAACAAAAAGTAAATACGAGTAACGCTAGGTCTACTGTGGGTACTTCTACAGAGATATACGACTACATCAAGCTACTTTATGCACGCATCGGGAAGACTATCTCTCCTATCTCTGATGAGGAAGTGAAGAAAGATACCGTAAGTGATGTGTTAGATTATATCAAGAGCTTACCGATCGGTGCAAAACTTCTATTGCTAGCACCTATTGACTTAGGACAAGACAGAGTCCTATATGAGTACCTTAATGTATTATTACAGCAGGGATACGCTAGAGTATTAGTCAATGGGGAGACACTTCGTCTAGACTCCTATATCAGTGAACATACGGAAGATGAAGTCAATAAAGTAGATGCATCAAATGTATATTTAATCGTAGACCGTATTGTCGTGAGTGATGATGAGGACTTCTATAATCGATTAGGAGATTCTGTGGAAACTGCTTTCTTTGAAGGAAAAGGATACTGCTACATAGAAGATCTAAAAGACAAAACACGCAAGGAGTTTAGCAACAACTTCGCTTTAGACGGAGAGACATTCTTAGAGCCAAACGTTCACTTGTTTAGTTTTAACAACCCTTATGGAGCCTGCCCTACTTGTGATGGATACGGGAATATCATCGGTATAGATGAAGAATTAGTGATTCCAAATACAGGCTTATCTGTTTATGACAATGCTGTTTTTCCTTGGAGAGGAGAGTCGATGGGATGGTATAGAGATCAACTGGTAAACAACGCTTACAAGTTTGACTTCCCTATTCACAAACCGTATTTTGAGTTGACAGATGAACAAAAAGCTTTAGTATGGGAAGGTAACGCTATGTTTACAGGGTTAAACGACTTCTTTAAAGAACTAGAAGAAAAGAATTATAAGATACAAAATAGAGTACTTCTCTCTCGTTATAGAGGAAAGACCAAATGTCCTACTTGTAAAGGAAAGAGACTGCGTATAGAAGCTAGTTATGTAAAAGTAGGTGGCAAAACTGTTAGTGAATTAGTAGACTTACCGATTAAGCATTTGATTACTTTCTTTAAGGATCTTGTCTTAAACGAATATGAAGCTAAAGTAGCTCAACGTCTTTTAATCGAAATCAACAACAGACTAGGTTTTCTTAGTAATGTAGGACTTGACTACTTAACGCTAAACAGAAACTCTGCTTCTTTATCAGGTGGAGAATCTCAACGTATCAACTTGGCTACATCACTAGGAAGTAGCTTAGTGGGATCGATGTATATCTTAGACGAACCAAGTATAGGACTACACCCAAAAGATACGGAGAAGCTTATCGATGTACTAAATAACCTGAAACAATTAGGGAATACCGTGATCGTAGTAGAGCACGATGAGGACATTATGAAGTCTGCAGATCAGATTATAGATATCGGTCCTGAAGCAGGTAGTTATGGAGGTGAATTAGTCGCTCAAGGGGACTATGCTACCATCCTTAAGTCTGACTCTCTTACTGGTAAATACCTTAGTGGAGCACTCGAAATAGCTGTTCCAAAGAAGCGCAGACCATATAAACACTTTATTGAGATAATCGGTGCTAGAGAGAACAACCTCAAGAATATAGATGTTACTTTTCCATTAGATTGCTTGACTGTAATCACAGGAGTATCTGGTAGTGGTAAAAGTACACTAATCAAAAAGATATTGTTCCCTGCGTTGCAAAAGAAACTAACAGGACTTAGTGATAAGCCTGGACAGTTCACAGAAATGAAAGGAGAATTCGGAGGGATTAAATCTGTAGAATATGTGGATCAAAACCCTATCGGAAGAAGCTCTCGATCTAATCCTGTGACCTACATCAAGGCGTATGATGATATTAGAGATTTATACTCTAAACAACAACTATCTAAGCTTAGAGGATATCAACCGAAGCACTTCTCATTTAACGTAGATGGCGGTAGATGTGAGACGTGCAAAGGAGAAGGTACAGTGACTGTAGAGATGCAGTTTATGGCTGACGTTCACTTAGAATGTGAGACTTGTCACGGAAAGCGCTTTAAGAAAGAAGTATTAGAAGTAAACTTTGAAGGAAAGAATATAGATGATCTATTGACAATGACGATAGATGATGCACTACAGTTCTTTGACCTACACAAACAAACCAAGATAGCTCAGAAGCTACAGCCTCTACACGATGTGGGATTAGGATATGTACAACTAGGTCAGTCTTCTTCTACCCTATCAGGTGGAGAGGCGCAACGTATCAAGCTAGCATCTTTCTTACTAGCGGGAACAACTAGAGATAAGGTGCTCTTCGTATTTGATGAACCAACGACAGGACTTCACTTCCACGATATTCAGAAGTTGCTGAAGTCATTCGAAGCCTTAATCGAGAAAGGACATTCTATCATCGTTATCGAACACAACCTTGACTTGATCAAATGTGCAGATTACATCATCGACATTGGTCCTGGTGGTGGGGAGTATGGCGGTGAGTTAGTAGCCTTAGGTACCCCTGAAGAAGTAGCTAAAAATAAAGCCTCTCTAACAGGTCATTACTTAAAAGAAAAATTAAAATAA
- a CDS encoding glycosyltransferase family 4 protein: MSKKKVLIISYYWPPAGGPGVQRWLKFVKYLPSFDIEPIVYVPENPSYPLIDTNNTSEVDPSIRVLTQPINEPYRKAKLVSGKNTDTLSAGIIPDKKKQTFTEKLLLWVRGNFYIPDARVSWVKPSVAYLTDYLKQNKDIETVITTGPPHSMHLIGMALKEQLSVQWIADFRDPWTTIGYHKELKLNESSTTKHLELEKEVLNKADQIIVTSKTTKKEFQEKTSKPITVITNGYDITSLGKIPLDEKFTLAHIGSFLSERNPRILWKAISELRKENKAFKEAFQLKLVGKVSSQVLDTVKEFKLEDCVLNLGYVDNVEALRQMRASQVLLLIEIDSEDTKAIIPGKLFEYMASERPILGIGPEESDFFDIVKETNTGKVVLYSEKDKLSDVLLEYFELYQKQQLKVYGMGLQYYSRKRLTEKLAKLIKS; the protein is encoded by the coding sequence ATGTCTAAGAAAAAAGTTTTAATCATAAGTTATTATTGGCCACCAGCAGGAGGACCAGGAGTACAGCGTTGGCTGAAGTTTGTCAAATATTTGCCAAGTTTTGATATAGAGCCAATTGTCTATGTTCCTGAGAATCCTAGTTATCCACTAATAGATACAAATAACACAAGCGAAGTTGATCCTTCGATTAGAGTGTTAACGCAACCCATTAATGAGCCTTATCGCAAAGCAAAGTTAGTAAGTGGTAAGAATACAGATACATTAAGTGCAGGTATTATTCCAGATAAGAAGAAACAGACTTTTACCGAGAAGCTATTGCTTTGGGTAAGAGGGAACTTCTATATTCCGGATGCACGAGTAAGTTGGGTCAAGCCGTCTGTTGCTTATTTGACTGACTATTTAAAGCAAAATAAGGATATAGAGACAGTTATTACAACAGGACCGCCTCACAGTATGCATTTGATAGGAATGGCGCTTAAAGAGCAGTTAAGTGTCCAATGGATAGCTGACTTTAGAGATCCGTGGACTACGATAGGTTATCACAAGGAATTAAAACTAAATGAATCTAGTACAACTAAACATCTAGAACTAGAGAAAGAGGTTTTAAATAAAGCAGATCAAATCATCGTTACAAGTAAAACAACGAAGAAAGAGTTTCAAGAGAAAACGAGCAAGCCTATAACGGTTATTACTAATGGCTATGATATCACAAGTCTTGGGAAGATACCACTAGATGAGAAGTTTACCTTAGCGCATATAGGTTCTTTCTTGTCAGAACGCAATCCTAGAATACTGTGGAAGGCAATATCGGAACTAAGAAAAGAGAACAAAGCGTTTAAAGAGGCGTTTCAACTGAAGTTAGTAGGGAAGGTGAGTAGCCAAGTATTGGATACAGTCAAAGAGTTTAAGCTAGAGGACTGTGTGCTGAACTTAGGCTATGTAGATAATGTAGAAGCCTTGAGGCAAATGCGCGCTTCACAAGTGTTGCTATTGATAGAGATAGACTCTGAAGATACTAAAGCCATTATACCGGGTAAATTGTTTGAATATATGGCATCTGAACGTCCTATCTTGGGAATAGGCCCTGAGGAGTCTGACTTCTTTGATATTGTCAAAGAGACTAATACAGGTAAAGTAGTGCTGTATAGTGAGAAAGATAAGTTGAGTGATGTCTTATTAGAATACTTCGAACTATATCAAAAACAACAACTTAAGGTGTATGGTATGGGGTTACAGTACTATAGTCGCAAGCGACTAACAGAGAAACTAGCTAAATTAATTAAGAGTTAA
- a CDS encoding YfhO family protein, with translation MSSETTNTFKKIYPNLLVVLGFIIVALLYFSPVLSNKVIYQSDIVQYTGMAKEQIDFREVVKEEPYWTNSAFGGMPTYQLGAKFPHNYVKTLDSVIRFLPRPADYLFIYFLGFYVLLASLGMKPLRSFIGALAFGFSTYLIIILGVGHNAKAHAIAYMPMVLAGVLLVFRKHYIKGGLLTLFAVALEIGANHFQMTYYLLLLLILVGIYYMVIYIKQKDFKAIGYSLTVLIGAAILSIGANATNLMATSEYTKFSTRSNSELTYQPDGSAKVSSNAMSYDYITEYSYGIFESLNLIAPRLTGGANGEKLGTDSNTYKLFKSVGANDQQAAEMAASSPTYWGDQPIVAAPAYIGAVVFFLFVLGIFTEKRNIKYIFIAGALFSLMLSWGKNFPVLTDFFIDYFPMYNKFRAVSSIQVILEMCVPALAIMGLYGYSKLEKQEQLALLKKSGIAVGSIIILLFLVKGTLSFIGLNDEYYRGAYGEIGPGFINALIQDRKDMYTADLIRSFVLIALAAAALYFSTKGKISAQIAAVIVGVLMVGDLVLVDRNYVNDSHFVLASQMNTPFQATPADKVILNDTEHFRVYEFSGGFNSARSSFFHNSLGGYHAAKPRRMQELADYQLSQNSNMEVLNMMNVKYIIQKDEEGRDIPLLNDNANGNAWFVSSVKKVENADGEMKALTGLKTKQQAVLNTTVFKDIAIKDNYAVDSLATINLKSYAPNKITYEATNTNDGLAVFSEIYYPHGWIAKVDNVEVPIVAVDYVLRAIELPKGKHTVEFTFEPEVISKGGTIALISSILILLITAGGIYLVAKKK, from the coding sequence ATGTCATCAGAAACAACCAATACATTTAAAAAGATTTATCCAAATCTGTTAGTGGTTTTAGGATTCATAATAGTAGCACTATTATATTTTTCGCCAGTATTGTCAAATAAAGTGATTTACCAATCCGATATCGTACAATATACCGGAATGGCTAAAGAGCAAATCGACTTTAGAGAAGTAGTTAAAGAAGAACCATACTGGACGAATAGTGCCTTTGGGGGAATGCCAACTTATCAGTTAGGAGCTAAGTTTCCTCATAATTACGTGAAAACACTTGATAGTGTTATTCGTTTTTTACCTAGACCAGCAGATTATCTATTTATCTACTTCCTTGGTTTTTATGTATTACTAGCTTCTTTAGGGATGAAGCCATTGCGTTCTTTTATTGGAGCATTAGCCTTTGGTTTTTCTACCTACTTGATTATTATATTAGGAGTAGGGCATAATGCTAAAGCACACGCTATCGCTTATATGCCGATGGTATTAGCAGGAGTATTATTAGTCTTTAGAAAGCATTATATAAAAGGAGGATTGCTTACACTCTTTGCAGTAGCATTAGAGATCGGAGCTAATCACTTCCAAATGACATATTACCTTTTATTACTGTTGATTCTGGTAGGTATCTATTATATGGTAATATATATCAAACAAAAAGACTTTAAAGCTATCGGGTACTCTTTAACAGTGCTTATAGGTGCAGCGATATTGAGTATAGGAGCGAATGCGACTAACCTTATGGCTACTTCTGAATACACTAAGTTTAGTACACGTAGCAACAGTGAATTAACTTATCAGCCTGATGGTTCTGCTAAAGTATCTTCTAATGCGATGAGTTATGACTACATCACAGAATATAGCTACGGAATCTTCGAAAGTTTAAACTTGATTGCACCTCGTCTTACAGGTGGAGCGAATGGCGAGAAGTTAGGGACTGATTCGAATACCTATAAGTTATTCAAATCTGTAGGAGCGAATGATCAGCAGGCAGCAGAGATGGCAGCTAGTTCTCCTACATATTGGGGAGATCAGCCTATCGTAGCAGCACCTGCCTATATCGGAGCCGTTGTATTCTTCTTATTTGTATTAGGGATATTTACAGAGAAGAGAAATATCAAGTATATCTTTATCGCAGGAGCATTGTTCTCACTGATGTTATCTTGGGGTAAGAACTTCCCAGTGCTGACAGACTTCTTTATTGACTATTTCCCGATGTATAATAAGTTTAGAGCAGTATCATCTATCCAAGTAATCTTAGAGATGTGCGTACCTGCTTTAGCGATTATGGGACTTTATGGTTATAGCAAATTAGAGAAACAGGAACAATTAGCATTACTTAAGAAATCAGGTATTGCAGTAGGGTCTATTATCATTTTGTTATTCTTAGTAAAAGGAACATTGAGTTTCATAGGATTAAATGATGAGTACTACAGAGGAGCTTATGGAGAGATAGGGCCAGGCTTTATCAATGCTTTGATACAAGATAGAAAGGATATGTACACAGCTGATTTGATCAGAAGTTTTGTACTTATCGCGTTAGCAGCAGCAGCATTATATTTCTCTACTAAAGGGAAGATCAGTGCTCAGATAGCAGCAGTTATCGTAGGTGTGCTGATGGTAGGGGACCTAGTATTAGTAGATAGAAACTATGTGAATGATTCTCACTTCGTATTAGCATCACAAATGAATACTCCGTTTCAAGCAACACCTGCTGATAAAGTTATTCTAAATGATACAGAGCACTTTAGAGTGTATGAGTTCAGCGGTGGGTTTAATAGTGCGAGAAGCTCTTTCTTCCATAATTCACTAGGAGGATACCATGCAGCGAAGCCTCGTAGAATGCAAGAATTAGCAGATTACCAGTTGAGTCAAAACTCTAATATGGAAGTATTAAACATGATGAATGTAAAGTACATTATCCAAAAAGATGAAGAGGGAAGAGATATTCCTTTATTAAATGATAATGCTAACGGAAACGCTTGGTTCGTGTCTAGCGTGAAGAAAGTAGAGAATGCAGATGGAGAGATGAAAGCTTTAACGGGATTAAAGACGAAACAACAAGCTGTCCTTAATACGACTGTGTTTAAGGATATCGCAATTAAAGATAATTATGCAGTAGATTCATTAGCAACAATCAATCTTAAGAGCTATGCTCCTAATAAGATCACTTATGAAGCTACGAATACGAATGATGGATTAGCAGTGTTCTCTGAGATATACTATCCTCACGGATGGATAGCGAAGGTAGATAATGTAGAAGTGCCTATTGTAGCAGTAGACTATGTGCTAAGAGCTATCGAACTTCCTAAAGGAAAACATACAGTAGAATTTACATTCGAGCCTGAAGTTATCTCAAAAGGAGGAACTATAGCGTTAATTTCGAGTATTCTAATTTTATTAATTACAGCCGGAGGTATTTATCTAGTGGCGAAGAAGAAGTAA
- a CDS encoding DUF4834 family protein: MGFIKALIIIVLIYYAFKIAMRYLFPVLIYKVAKKAEQNFQQRQQEYNQYNGSQSNQESQTYTDTSTQSGRVPRSTKVVGEYVDFEEIDKK; encoded by the coding sequence ATGGGATTTATTAAAGCACTTATTATTATTGTTCTGATATATTACGCATTTAAAATAGCGATGCGTTATTTGTTCCCTGTATTAATATACAAGGTAGCGAAGAAAGCAGAACAGAATTTTCAACAAAGACAACAAGAGTATAACCAATATAACGGAAGTCAAAGTAATCAAGAGTCTCAGACTTATACTGATACATCTACTCAGAGTGGTAGAGTACCGCGCTCTACTAAAGTAGTAGGCGAGTATGTAGACTTTGAGGAAATCGACAAGAAGTAA
- a CDS encoding rhodanese-like domain-containing protein — translation MKNHNVLILLFIVMLSVSFTGYSQDKSNHLLNNSSFQQVIEKTEVQLIDVRTPKEFSEGTIEYAKNMDFLGENFLEQTKDLSKDKPLYIFCKSGKRSEKARNLLLQNGFKEVYELEGGYTKWKE, via the coding sequence ATGAAAAATCATAACGTTTTGATTCTTTTATTTATTGTGATGTTAAGTGTCTCTTTTACAGGATATAGTCAAGATAAATCAAACCACTTATTGAATAATTCTTCTTTTCAGCAAGTTATAGAAAAAACAGAAGTACAACTTATAGATGTACGCACACCTAAGGAGTTCTCAGAAGGGACTATAGAGTATGCAAAGAATATGGACTTCTTAGGAGAGAACTTTCTAGAGCAGACTAAGGACTTGTCAAAGGATAAACCGCTATATATCTTTTGCAAATCAGGTAAACGCAGTGAGAAAGCTAGAAATCTTTTATTACAGAATGGCTTTAAAGAAGTGTATGAGTTAGAAGGTGGATATACGAAGTGGAAGGAGTAA
- the hemN gene encoding oxygen-independent coproporphyrinogen III oxidase, with translation MSFSLIQKYNVPGPRYTSYPTVPYWEETSFSRDKWVDSLKKSFLESNQKEGISIYIHLPFCESLCTFCGCHKRITKRHEVESPYIDALLKEWDLYCALFDEKPIIKEIHLGGGTPTFFSPKHLTKLIEGIKAKSVIADEYEFSFEGHPNNTTKEHLSTLYNLGFRRVSYGVQDYNPEVQKAIHREQSFHNVAKVTLWAKELGYTSISHDIIYGLPFQKLEHVIDTIEKTKSLSPDRLAFYSYAHVPWIKGNGQRGFNDEDVPKDDVKRQLYEKGKELLLKNDYIEIGMDHFSLKSDSLYKSMNTGHIHRNFMGYTSSKTQVMIGLGVSSISDSWYAFAQNEKDIDTYYALLEQGTIPVTKGHILNEEDLIIRKHILNLMCSLSTDLEADLDKIDFNPVLAELKELELDELIQIKDYNIKITKKGRAFVRNVCMALDMRLHKNKPQRQLFSMTI, from the coding sequence ATGTCATTTTCTCTTATACAAAAGTACAATGTACCAGGGCCAAGGTACACGAGCTACCCCACAGTTCCTTATTGGGAAGAGACCTCTTTTAGTAGAGATAAATGGGTTGATTCACTTAAAAAATCATTCCTAGAATCTAATCAAAAAGAAGGAATCAGCATTTACATACACTTGCCTTTTTGTGAGAGCTTGTGTACATTTTGTGGGTGCCATAAGAGGATAACTAAAAGACATGAGGTAGAAAGCCCTTACATTGATGCCCTTCTAAAGGAGTGGGATTTGTATTGTGCTTTATTCGATGAAAAGCCAATTATCAAAGAGATTCACTTAGGAGGTGGAACTCCTACATTCTTTTCACCGAAACACTTAACAAAACTTATAGAAGGTATAAAAGCGAAATCAGTCATCGCAGATGAATATGAATTCAGCTTCGAAGGACACCCTAATAACACAACAAAAGAACACTTATCTACTTTATATAACCTAGGTTTTAGAAGAGTAAGTTATGGTGTACAAGATTATAACCCTGAGGTTCAGAAAGCAATCCATAGAGAACAGAGTTTCCACAATGTAGCTAAAGTTACGCTATGGGCTAAAGAACTAGGATATACTTCTATCTCACATGATATCATCTACGGTCTGCCTTTTCAGAAGTTAGAGCATGTTATTGATACCATTGAGAAGACTAAATCACTCTCTCCTGATCGATTAGCATTTTATAGTTATGCACATGTGCCGTGGATCAAAGGAAATGGGCAACGTGGTTTTAATGATGAGGATGTCCCTAAAGACGATGTGAAACGTCAATTATATGAGAAAGGAAAAGAACTACTTCTAAAAAATGATTACATAGAAATAGGTATGGATCACTTCTCATTAAAAAGTGATTCGCTTTATAAGTCAATGAATACAGGTCATATCCATAGAAACTTTATGGGATACACTTCTTCAAAGACACAGGTAATGATAGGTTTAGGAGTATCTTCTATTAGTGATAGCTGGTATGCCTTCGCTCAGAATGAAAAAGACATCGATACTTATTACGCTCTTTTAGAACAAGGAACTATTCCTGTAACTAAAGGACATATTTTGAATGAGGAAGATTTGATTATTAGAAAACATATCTTAAATTTAATGTGTTCTTTATCTACTGATCTGGAAGCAGACTTAGATAAAATAGACTTCAACCCTGTTCTAGCTGAATTAAAAGAATTAGAGCTAGATGAGTTGATCCAAATTAAGGATTATAATATTAAGATAACTAAGAAAGGTCGTGCATTTGTTAGAAATGTGTGTATGGCTCTAGACATGAGACTACACAAGAACAAACCACAGAGACAATTGTTCTCAATGACTATCTAA